The region CAAAATACTTGGATATCAGTCCCGATTCTTGAGTAGATTTAGctattatttgaaaacatagTTGCAGCATGCTTTCAGCTACAtaagaaaatgacaaatgatACACGATTTCAACATAAACACTCAAAATCTctccagaaataaataaatgattagtCCTGAACTAGAATTTACCGGGATAGACATTTAGGTTCAGGGATATGTAGTCACACAGTGTTATTTACAGCTCTGAAATGGCAGTTATTACAAAtatgaagtaaaacaaaatactcaactgcaaaacatttgttttgtataaAGCAATAATTTAAAAGATGAATATCCTTCTGAGATGAGTTGCACTTCTgaaaatcagaaccagaactttgCTTTCCAGGATTAGTGACATTGCACAAGCTGCAGCAAAATACTTGATTCGTGTTGCCACTCATTGTATTTGTCTTATTCCTCACTGAGGTCCACGTGCGCTCACACGCAGCCTGTCTCTAACAGTTTAGCCAGCTCTTTACAGTCTGGGTCAATGAGGTCTGCAGGCTTTTCTCCGCTTTCATTCTGCGCTTCGGTGCTTGCTCCCATTGACAGGAGGTACCTGGGATCAGAGGcaaaaaaatagttttactgAATTGAGCAGAAATGAGGAGTGAATATCTCTTTGGGGAGGAATTTTAATTCCAGCAAGATGCAGCTGTTGTATATCCAAGTAGTTGTGGTTTCAGGGGTTTGTCTGTGATGTAGGATTGCTACCTGGCAATTTCTGGGTAGCCATCACTGCAGGCCATATGCAGAGGCGTCCACCCGTCCTCGTCCCTCTGGTGGACGTCGGCGCCATATTTAATCAGGAGCTTCACCACCTCCAGGTTCCCAGTCAGAACGGCTTCATGCAGAGCAGCCATACCTGCACATATGCGAAAATCAGTCCCATGCATTTGGATATGCACATTGCGCTTCTGTTATTAAATATCGTTTTCGAGATTATGGCAGTGGAGGCATACCTGAAGTAGATAAAGACTTTGCTCACCTGAGTGGAAGAGTGTGTCCACACGGACTTTCCTTGCTCTCATGAAGCGTCCAATTTGCTCCAGATCCCCTCTTCTGACGATGTCCTGGAAGATGATGTCATTGGGGAAGTGCACAGTCCTCTTTGCAGGGGCAACAGGTATTACAGGTGCAGAGTTTTCCTGGGCTTGAGTGCGACGTGTTGAGGTGTACCTTGTAGCTTTGCTGTAAGAAGGGATGTATGTCGATGCAGCTTTGTAAGTGGACGTGTAAAGTGATGGGGTGTAATAAGTGCTGCTCTGTGCAGTTGGGGTGTACTTTGATACAGTGGCATAGGTGGATGTTGGCGTGTAATGTGAGGGGCTGTAGTAGACCGGAGTGTACTGTGAACTTCGTGTGTAGGTGGACACTGGTGCCAGGTAGTTGTACTTCATTTTTGCAGCTGTCGCAGCTCTGTCACCTCCTTTTTAGATCAAAAGGAGGGAAATGAGAAATCCAAAGAGGTAGAACAATCCAAGGAATGAGCAGTATCCTTCACGCTTTGTCCATACAAGTCTTCAAAGTCTTGattctccttgttttttagcAGTCTATGTCCTCTTGTCGAATGGTAATTTTCTCCGCCCTGAATCAGAATTAGTCCAACAGTATGTCTGCTATTGCACTGAATTGTAGTCTAAGGGGGCAACTGGGAATGCATCCCTATATACTCTCTGTAGTGCTATTTTAGGGCCTAATATCCAGTGACTTCAGCATAGAAATGAGTGACCCTCATCAGACTCCACCCACTTTGGTCATATGTCCTCTGACACTGTAACCACCCCTAGATCATAAAAATGTTGACAACCACAAAGTTGACTTAGAGTCTTGCCTGGGACAAACACACTAAGTGTGCCCACATACACATCAAATCAACTGTGATTAATATCTGCTATAATATAAATTTCATAGCAGATAGGAGTCATATGTATTGAagtattttgtttatatatccCAAACACAGAAATGCAGAACAGCTAAACAGaagtaaaaaacaacacatgacTTAAGTGCGACATGTTTTTCGATTGGGTTGCATGCAGTGACCTGAAGTGAAGAAACATGACACATGTCTTACAtccatggttctcaaactgtggttTAAGTATCACTACTTAGACTGCTTGTAGCTGTACTCTGAGGACATCTTTTGTATGAAATATTTGAAAGGCAAATTAGccaaaaatgaacacaaatagCAAATCAGCCAATTTCATAGTAGCACTACAGTGCATTGAGAAAGTTagatataatgaaaacatgaagtttAAACCTGGCATCAAAATAGGAAAGAAAGAGGATTTAAGTGATTTTGAATGTAGCATGGCTGTTGGAGCCAGATGGGTTgactgaatatttcagaaactaaTGTTAGAGACCAGAAGACAATAGGAAGACTAGACCATGGTGATATAAAACATGATAGAAATGCAACAGTATCCCAGATAACCAAAGTATGCAGAAcgccatctctgaatgcacaacacatcgAAGACTACACTGCCAATCCTGTCAGCTAACAACAGAAAACGAAGACtgcaattcacacaggctcactgTAGTGGACAAGAACAGATTGTTGCTGGTATAATGGTGTGGGATATATTGTCATGGCCCACTTTGGACCCCTTAGTACAAATTGAACATTATTTAAATGCTACAGCCTACCAGTGTATTGTTGTTCACCATGTATCCATCTTTGGGTGACCACTTCCAGCAATGAAATCTGCAGAAACTGCATATAGTCattatgtcaatatggaccaaactctctgatgAGTGTTTCTGACACcatgttgaatctatgccacacaGATACTACTCAAAAGGCAAGTGgagtgaaaaacatttcaagACACTCTCCCCAGTAGAAGTTAATAGTGAAAGGCTGTTTTATGAGAGAGTGCATACTTGAACCAATGACCTGAACCAATGAGTGGGAAATAATACTAGATGTACCCTCTCCCCCTCCAGATGCTCCTGAAAAGTCACATGGTTGCTATAAACGCAGACATTTACAACCCTGAACTTTCTCCTGTCTCAAGTACTGACACAGTGATAAAGTGTTATAcaggttttgtaaaaaaaatcttattagTCTTCTCGACTGtaaatatactatatatatatggtttTAAATATGAATGAGTATGTAATGTAGTTACATTACAGGGTACATTTTCTGACTGATACCTCATTGCAATAAGATTATTTTGATCCTTTCTAACATTTGAATGAATGCAAATGAGCAAATGTCAAGAACATCCTGCTTGGAAAGTGGAACTTTATTTAGAGTTAGTCAGATGCTCTGTAACTGATGGCTGCAATGTATATATACCAGAAGACTGAATACTGGAATTGAATCAAAAGGTGTAttgacaaagtattagtttaagggtgtaCACACATGCATTCAGGTCATTGGAACTTTTCAAGCTTTGCAATTCTCTCTACATcaggtttgttgtttttctttgctggtAATTACAGGatatatgtcacattaaagaCAGAGAAACCCCTTAAGCCATTTATGTGAGTCTCTTATTTTAGATGACAAAAATCTGGCATTT is a window of Girardinichthys multiradiatus isolate DD_20200921_A chromosome Y, DD_fGirMul_XY1, whole genome shotgun sequence DNA encoding:
- the LOC124865067 gene encoding protein phosphatase 1 regulatory subunit 27-like, with the protein product MKYNYLAPVSTYTRSSQYTPVYYSPSHYTPTSTYATVSKYTPTAQSSTYYTPSLYTSTYKAASTYIPSYSKATRYTSTRRTQAQENSAPVIPVAPAKRTVHFPNDIIFQDIVRRGDLEQIGRFMRARKVRVDTLFHSGMAALHEAVLTGNLEVVKLLIKYGADVHQRDEDGWTPLHMACSDGYPEIARYLLSMGASTEAQNESGEKPADLIDPDCKELAKLLETGCV